Genomic segment of Verrucomicrobiota bacterium:
CAAGGGCGACGTGTTCACCAAGGACTTCATCGAGATGTGGATCGGCCACAAGCGCAAGGAACACGACGCCATCCGCCTGCGCCCCCATCCCTACGAGTTCTTCCTCTACTACGACGTGTAAAACAAACGACCTTCAGGGCGGCCTCCCCGGCCGCCTTCGGTAACCAACGGCGCGGACCGCAAGGTTCGCGCCGTTTTTGCATTGGACGAGCACTGAGACTCGCGCACGCCCCACAATCCGCTTGCCGCCACCGCGACGCAGCGCATAGTTCCTGCGGTGGCTCCTGGCGCAGTCGGTGCCGGCGCGGGCCGCATCCCACACGGGCCCATAGCTCAGCGGTCAGAGCAGGCGACTCATAATCGCTTGGTCACTGGTTCAAATCCAGTTGGGCCCACGCCGC
This window contains:
- the glnA gene encoding glutamine synthetase (forms a homododecamer; forms glutamine from ammonia and glutamate with the conversion of ATP to ADP and phosphate; also functions in the assimilation of ammonia; highly regulated protein controlled by the addition/removal of adenylyl groups by adenylyltransferase from specific tyrosine residues; addition of adenylyl groups results in inactivation of the enzyme); translation: KGDVFTKDFIEMWIGHKRKEHDAIRLRPHPYEFFLYYDV